In a genomic window of Methylobacter sp. YRD-M1:
- a CDS encoding ABC transporter substrate-binding protein — protein sequence MPFDNSAIGEQIYNQGIDSSGKPLEGRTEGDIEFKDAHFNCAQCHRRSGYGSSEGGNYVLPVTGDSLFNPRNFDRADLFKKLFKESQSKLFWARMRSAYQRPAYTDESLARVIREGIDPSGRKLSSLMPRYKISDRDMAGLTDYIKHLSSHNDPGVDENTIYFATVVSKNANAGDKNAMLSTIAKFVEWLNLETKGNLDHPNFSPNYRSDFAKAFRIWNHEVWELSDNPADWLKELAAYYEKQPVFALIGGMADGDWSPMHEFCENNKVPCLFPLTQMPPAEQSGHYSVYFNQGLLLEAKATAKYLLKEKSADPAAAMAVFYSEDAEGSNPAKAFTEMLNADKTRAIDSVPVKDMESFRHEWMKYVESHPEVGTVVVWPGRLKGAILSELTALFQKTERIFLPSELLQADLAGLPQEMMPKLYFSYPYELPAAYHPHAFRVRAWMDTRKLEVSNARIQFNTYYALNLLQYSLEHVVDHFSRDYLLEYIEHEAENALNPGTFPRLSLGPEQRFASKGAYLVQIDDPESQSVKPVSAWIVP from the coding sequence TTGCCATTCGACAATTCTGCAATCGGTGAACAAATCTATAATCAGGGCATCGATTCATCCGGAAAGCCGCTGGAAGGCCGGACCGAAGGCGACATTGAATTTAAAGACGCGCATTTCAATTGCGCCCAATGCCATCGACGCAGCGGTTACGGCTCCAGCGAGGGCGGCAACTATGTGCTGCCGGTAACGGGCGACAGCCTTTTCAATCCCCGCAATTTCGATCGGGCTGACCTGTTCAAAAAATTATTCAAGGAAAGCCAGTCCAAGCTATTCTGGGCGAGAATGCGCTCCGCTTATCAGCGGCCGGCTTATACTGATGAATCCTTAGCGCGCGTCATACGCGAAGGCATCGATCCTTCAGGCAGAAAACTGAGTTCCTTAATGCCGCGTTACAAGATCAGTGATCGGGACATGGCTGGCTTGACAGATTATATAAAGCATCTCTCTTCGCATAATGACCCCGGCGTGGATGAAAACACGATTTATTTCGCGACTGTCGTCAGTAAAAACGCTAACGCCGGTGACAAGAACGCGATGTTATCGACAATCGCAAAGTTCGTCGAATGGCTGAATCTGGAAACCAAAGGTAATTTGGACCATCCCAATTTTTCGCCTAACTACCGTTCCGATTTCGCTAAAGCATTCCGCATCTGGAATCACGAGGTCTGGGAGCTTTCAGACAACCCGGCGGATTGGCTTAAAGAACTGGCGGCCTATTATGAAAAGCAGCCGGTATTTGCTTTGATCGGCGGCATGGCGGATGGGGACTGGTCTCCCATGCATGAGTTCTGCGAAAACAACAAAGTGCCTTGCCTGTTTCCGTTGACCCAAATGCCGCCGGCTGAACAATCGGGCCACTATTCGGTTTATTTTAATCAAGGACTTTTGTTAGAAGCCAAAGCGACTGCCAAATATCTGCTGAAAGAGAAAAGCGCTGACCCGGCGGCGGCTATGGCTGTGTTTTATTCAGAAGATGCCGAAGGCAGCAATCCGGCAAAAGCGTTTACCGAAATGCTGAACGCTGACAAAACACGCGCCATTGACAGTGTTCCTGTGAAAGACATGGAAAGTTTCCGGCACGAATGGATGAAATATGTCGAGAGTCATCCCGAAGTCGGCACGGTTGTCGTTTGGCCGGGCCGACTGAAAGGCGCAATTCTGAGCGAACTGACAGCCCTGTTTCAGAAGACAGAGCGCATTTTTCTGCCATCGGAACTATTGCAAGCGGACTTGGCCGGCCTGCCTCAGGAAATGATGCCAAAACTCTATTTCAGCTACCCCTATGAATTGCCTGCCGCCTATCATCCTCATGCATTCAGGGTCAGGGCGTGGATGGATACCCGAAAGTTGGAAGTTTCCAACGCCAGAATTCAGTTCAACACCTACTACGCATTGAATTTATTGCAGTACAGTCTTGAACATGTCGTCGATCATTTCTCGCGCGATTATCTGCTCGAGTATATCGAACACGAAGCCGAAAATGCCCTGAATCCCGGCACATTTCCGAGACTCAGCCTGGGCCCCGAGCAACGCTTCGCATCCAAAGGCGCTTATCTGGTTCAAATAGATGACCCGGAATCTCAGTCTGTCAAACCGGTGAGTGCCTGGATCGTGCCATAG
- a CDS encoding SCO family protein has product MSLLYKRLLGAAFWLLCNGTAFADGVMQGWTLSDPKPTASGAPIGQTGDDSAKPSVHDYARGEALYSLPDVQMVDKEGNDIEFRQLIDYGGPVMVQFIFATCSTICPVLSASFASAQPELDALAGGQYRLISISIDPEQDTPERLRAYAERFNAGKNWHFLTGRRDDVIKILKAFDASYAGNNKMYHKSLTFMRSGSGASWLRIEGLLSKNEIVAEYKSLIASPGQAKN; this is encoded by the coding sequence GTGAGCCTGCTATATAAACGGCTTTTAGGCGCTGCATTTTGGCTGCTTTGCAATGGAACAGCATTTGCCGATGGCGTGATGCAAGGATGGACGCTGTCTGATCCCAAACCTACGGCCAGTGGCGCGCCAATCGGGCAAACCGGTGACGACAGCGCAAAGCCCTCGGTTCACGACTATGCGCGCGGTGAGGCTTTATACAGCTTGCCCGACGTGCAAATGGTTGATAAAGAGGGGAATGATATTGAGTTCCGTCAATTGATCGATTATGGCGGGCCGGTCATGGTGCAGTTCATCTTTGCGACCTGCTCCACCATTTGTCCGGTATTAAGCGCTTCTTTTGCCAGTGCCCAGCCCGAACTGGATGCATTGGCCGGCGGCCAGTACCGCCTGATCTCCATATCAATCGATCCCGAACAGGACACGCCTGAAAGATTGCGCGCGTATGCCGAACGTTTTAATGCCGGAAAAAACTGGCATTTTCTGACCGGCAGACGGGATGATGTCATCAAAATATTGAAAGCTTTCGATGCCTCTTACGCAGGAAACAATAAAATGTACCACAAGTCGCTGACTTTCATGCGCTCAGGATCCGGTGCAAGCTGGCTAAGAATCGAAGGGCTCTTGAGCAAAAACGAAATAGTCGCGGAATATAAAAGCCTGATTGCTTCACCCGGCCAAGCCAAAAATTAA
- a CDS encoding SCO family protein, protein MKNEKVQKVSAHSMSKMELRDLLLKALLPPPTQGRGGNQFPDVAVTSHTGETYRFYSDLIRDKVVLVQFMSIDSQKRFPSLEHFSQIAQRLGDKLGKEVSLYSITTDPERDTVERLAAYAEERRLPSGWHLLRSSEDDAKAISGRFARHLSRHHHHEGINMRMVHYGNGSVGLWGAFAADADPDMAVTRLSWLQNGSPAGSEVKRAGPVSLSQQKDKNSNRDV, encoded by the coding sequence ATGAAGAACGAAAAAGTCCAGAAAGTTTCAGCTCATTCCATGTCGAAAATGGAACTTAGAGATCTATTATTAAAAGCTCTCTTGCCGCCGCCGACTCAAGGTCGCGGCGGCAATCAGTTTCCTGACGTTGCAGTAACTTCGCATACCGGTGAAACTTACCGTTTTTACAGCGATTTGATACGCGACAAGGTTGTATTGGTGCAATTCATGTCCATCGACAGCCAAAAGCGGTTTCCATCGCTCGAACACTTTTCACAGATAGCGCAGCGCTTGGGCGATAAACTGGGAAAAGAAGTCAGCCTATATTCAATTACCACCGATCCTGAAAGAGACACCGTAGAAAGGCTTGCAGCCTATGCCGAGGAGCGCCGCCTCCCGTCCGGCTGGCATCTGCTTCGCTCTTCGGAAGATGACGCCAAAGCGATCAGCGGCCGGTTTGCCAGACATTTATCCAGACACCATCACCATGAAGGCATCAACATGCGCATGGTGCACTATGGCAACGGCAGCGTAGGGTTGTGGGGCGCTTTTGCCGCTGACGCGGACCCGGACATGGCAGTAACGCGTCTGAGCTGGCTGCAAAACGGCAGTCCAGCGGGCAGCGAAGTCAAGCGCGCCGGCCCCGTGAGTCTGAGCCAGCAAAAAGACAAAAACAGCAACCGCGATGTTTAA
- a CDS encoding multicopper oxidase family protein, with the protein MATRRDILKFGMVGAGYGLLAPKIGKADLVFPDGFRPSIAETPSPPVRPFVVPLNVMPTAKPVSKEFLSTAEGGGMSPDPQRHQRYHEFEPKHFYVNYLEEFLWQYHTDFPYNQGSWSWGFREPGMAKGITPGMTYHCRYNDPVFVRRINKLPPVGAGNVRFALPSSSIHLHNAHTASESDGIPQDYINPGEFWDHQYCNFPAGYDKRETLSTLWYHDHRLDFTAPNVYAGLNGFYLLFDEKDANDETKPGTFRLPSGKYDVPLILHDVQFDQNGQAVWDFFNPEPTGNDLPSAMYTTHGMIGDRFTVNRIIQPYFKVEARKYRFRILNGGPSRLYELFLQKEGGPDKGESFFVISTDGNLLPQPIETDKIRLGVAERHDIIVDFSEYQPGDFIYLVNRMEMREDGAGWTGRQLDQGDLIMRFDVVAATGPDPSRIPEHMRTLPPISLGSVRRERLFVFDYDNGLWTINGKLMDPNRPDALIEQDSAEIWTFRNAGNTWMHPIHSHFEEFQILEINGKPIDRNDVRHARKDVVMLGPNEEVKFYSRWRDFLGKHVMHCHNVVHEDHAMMIRWDIVPPGEGD; encoded by the coding sequence ATGGCAACAAGACGTGATATTTTGAAGTTCGGAATGGTAGGGGCCGGTTATGGTCTTTTGGCGCCTAAAATTGGTAAGGCTGATCTGGTGTTTCCCGATGGGTTTAGGCCCAGTATTGCAGAAACACCTAGTCCGCCGGTAAGACCATTTGTCGTGCCGTTGAATGTGATGCCGACTGCCAAACCTGTAAGTAAAGAGTTTTTATCCACTGCCGAAGGCGGGGGGATGTCTCCCGACCCCCAGCGTCATCAGCGTTATCATGAATTTGAGCCTAAACACTTCTACGTCAATTACCTTGAAGAATTCCTGTGGCAATATCATACCGATTTTCCTTATAACCAGGGATCCTGGTCCTGGGGATTTCGCGAACCAGGCATGGCAAAAGGCATAACGCCGGGTATGACCTATCATTGCCGGTATAACGACCCGGTATTCGTGCGACGCATCAATAAATTACCGCCGGTAGGTGCAGGCAATGTGCGCTTTGCCCTACCCAGTTCCTCGATACACTTGCACAACGCTCATACGGCTTCGGAAAGCGACGGGATACCGCAGGACTACATAAACCCCGGCGAATTTTGGGATCATCAATACTGCAATTTCCCGGCGGGTTACGATAAGCGTGAAACCCTGTCTACCCTCTGGTACCACGATCACCGTCTGGATTTTACCGCGCCCAACGTCTATGCAGGCTTGAACGGTTTTTATCTGCTCTTTGATGAAAAGGACGCAAACGATGAGACAAAACCGGGCACATTCCGCCTGCCCAGCGGCAAATACGATGTGCCGCTGATTCTGCATGATGTCCAGTTCGATCAGAACGGCCAAGCGGTCTGGGACTTCTTTAACCCAGAGCCGACCGGCAACGATCTGCCTAGCGCGATGTACACAACGCACGGCATGATAGGCGATCGCTTCACTGTCAATCGGATTATTCAACCCTATTTCAAAGTCGAGGCCCGGAAATACCGTTTCCGTATCCTGAACGGCGGTCCATCCCGATTGTACGAACTGTTTCTGCAAAAAGAAGGCGGCCCGGACAAAGGTGAATCATTCTTTGTCATTTCAACAGACGGCAACCTGCTTCCTCAGCCGATCGAAACCGATAAGATCAGGCTTGGCGTTGCAGAACGACACGATATCATCGTCGATTTCTCCGAATACCAACCTGGCGACTTTATCTATTTGGTTAACCGTATGGAAATGCGTGAGGATGGCGCAGGATGGACTGGAAGACAGTTAGATCAGGGCGATCTGATCATGCGTTTCGATGTGGTCGCGGCTACTGGCCCTGACCCCAGCCGCATACCTGAGCACATGCGCACGCTTCCTCCCATCAGCCTGGGCAGTGTCAGAAGGGAGCGTCTGTTCGTTTTCGATTACGACAACGGCCTGTGGACGATCAACGGCAAGCTGATGGACCCCAACAGACCTGATGCTCTGATTGAACAGGACAGTGCTGAAATCTGGACTTTCAGAAACGCCGGCAATACCTGGATGCATCCGATTCACAGCCACTTCGAAGAGTTCCAGATACTGGAAATCAACGGCAAGCCAATAGATCGCAATGATGTTCGACATGCGAGAAAAGACGTGGTTATGCTGGGCCCGAACGAGGAAGTGAAGTTTTACTCGCGCTGGCGGGATTTTCTCGGCAAACACGTTATGCATTGCCACAACGTCGTGCATGAAGATCACGCGATGATGATTCGGTGGGACATTGTACCTCCGGGTGAGGGCGACTAA
- a CDS encoding response regulator transcription factor — protein MLIDDQTLYREALANLIMKHDHLDVIAQVGFNNEALEMVDKLKPDIIIADPCFNHENNFPFIYQLAPRCKDIHILLISSPCSSSFYFDFIRAGVSGIVLKTQTSDILLKAIDRILSNEFWFDRALLTSALKEIEKPSQIAEPRENGLLAYLSKREREIVNLIVNGLNTISIAKTLHISEKTVRNHIYSVYGKLEVKDRLELALFATRNGISPEPLA, from the coding sequence ATGTTGATCGATGATCAGACGTTATACAGAGAAGCATTGGCTAATCTGATAATGAAACATGACCATTTAGATGTAATCGCACAAGTTGGATTTAACAATGAAGCATTAGAGATGGTCGATAAGCTGAAGCCAGATATCATCATAGCGGATCCTTGCTTCAACCATGAAAATAATTTCCCTTTCATCTATCAATTAGCGCCAAGGTGTAAAGATATTCATATTTTATTAATATCATCACCTTGCAGCAGCAGTTTCTATTTTGATTTTATTCGTGCCGGTGTATCCGGGATCGTTTTGAAAACTCAAACCTCCGATATTCTGCTCAAAGCAATAGATAGAATCTTATCCAATGAATTCTGGTTTGACCGAGCCTTATTAACATCCGCTCTTAAAGAAATTGAAAAACCAAGTCAAATTGCGGAACCGCGGGAAAATGGTTTATTAGCTTATTTATCGAAACGCGAGCGGGAAATCGTCAATCTAATCGTGAATGGTCTTAATACGATATCGATAGCGAAAACTTTGCATATAAGCGAAAAAACTGTTCGCAATCATATCTATTCGGTTTATGGAAAGCTTGAAGTCAAAGATCGATTAGAATTGGCTCTCTTTGCGACTCGCAATGGCATATCTCCTGAACCTCTCGCATAG
- a CDS encoding YiiD C-terminal domain-containing protein, with product MEVGVVQVQPEAVILSAPLAPNINHRGTVFGGSASAVAILAAWSLLHTRLFGEGIASRLVIQRNTMSYEWPKDGTFTAEAAIESAEARERFLRMLKRRGKARITVTSVLNFGGKVAGRFEGEFVALCNRCPINYSTEYCVIKPRSAVGCGEVRTASFAIDVHHCVQRILRAMHNVF from the coding sequence ATGGAAGTCGGCGTAGTCCAGGTACAACCTGAAGCCGTGATCCTGAGCGCGCCTCTTGCGCCGAACATCAATCACCGTGGTACCGTCTTTGGCGGAAGCGCGTCCGCCGTGGCAATTTTGGCAGCTTGGTCTCTGCTGCATACTCGTTTGTTCGGCGAAGGCATAGCAAGTCGCTTGGTCATACAACGGAACACGATGTCTTACGAGTGGCCAAAAGACGGAACATTCACCGCTGAGGCAGCCATCGAAAGCGCTGAAGCGAGGGAGCGGTTTCTTCGCATGCTCAAACGCCGTGGCAAGGCCCGAATCACGGTCACCTCTGTATTGAATTTCGGCGGTAAAGTAGCAGGGCGATTCGAAGGTGAGTTCGTGGCGCTGTGCAACAGGTGCCCAATCAATTATTCCACCGAGTATTGCGTGATAAAGCCGCGTAGTGCGGTAGGATGCGGTGAGGTACGAACCGCATCGTTCGCGATCGATGTGCATCACTGCGTTCAGCGCATCCTACGAGCTATGCATAATGTTTTTTAA
- a CDS encoding pirin family protein produces MIRIRKADERGRSRLSWLESYHTFSFGQYYDPQHQGFRALRVINEDRVQPGQGFGSHSHRDMEIISYVLAGALAHRDSLGNGSVIRPGDVQLMRAGTGVTHSEYNPSSEDLAHFLQIWILPDEQGLAPAYEQRHFPVETRRNGLRLIVSSDGRDGSLQMHQDADLYATVLENSQFVTHDLAKGRHAWVQVIRGRIRLNGLSLQEGDGAALSDELQAEMTADSEAEFLVFDLG; encoded by the coding sequence ATGATTCGGATCCGGAAAGCTGACGAGCGAGGGCGCTCCCGTCTTAGTTGGCTGGAGAGCTATCACACGTTCTCTTTCGGCCAGTATTACGACCCGCAGCACCAGGGCTTTCGGGCTCTGCGGGTCATCAATGAGGACCGGGTCCAGCCTGGGCAGGGATTCGGCAGCCATTCGCACCGGGACATGGAGATCATCAGCTACGTGCTGGCCGGTGCGCTGGCGCATCGGGACAGCCTGGGCAACGGCTCGGTAATCCGCCCCGGAGACGTTCAGCTCATGCGCGCGGGTACCGGGGTCACGCACAGCGAGTACAATCCTTCGAGCGAAGACCTCGCTCATTTCCTCCAGATCTGGATTCTTCCCGACGAGCAGGGGCTAGCGCCGGCCTATGAGCAGCGCCACTTCCCGGTCGAGACGCGGCGCAATGGCCTGCGGCTGATTGTCTCCTCGGACGGCCGGGACGGCTCCTTGCAGATGCATCAGGACGCGGATCTGTACGCCACTGTCTTAGAGAACAGTCAGTTCGTGACCCATGATCTCGCGAAGGGGCGCCACGCCTGGGTGCAAGTGATCCGCGGCCGCATTCGTCTGAACGGCCTTTCCCTGCAGGAAGGAGATGGTGCAGCCCTCAGCGATGAGCTACAGGCGGAGATGACGGCCGACAGTGAGGCCGAGTTTCTGGTGTTTGACCTTGGATAG
- a CDS encoding nitroreductase family protein: MTQAKEAHTDYPIEESLAKRWSPYGFADRDVATEDLLAILEAVRWAPSSYNEQPWRYLLARRSQPEAFAKLLSCLVEGNQVWAKHAPVLLIGVAMLAFLKNGKPNKAALHDLGLAAGNLCVEATARGLFVHQMIGIVPERVRELYGVPEGAEPLTAIAIGYLGDGGNLPEALQERDRTPRSRRPISAFVFENAWAESTEIGK; the protein is encoded by the coding sequence ATGACCCAAGCCAAAGAGGCTCATACCGACTACCCGATCGAAGAATCATTGGCGAAGAGATGGAGTCCTTACGGTTTCGCAGACCGGGACGTCGCCACGGAAGACCTGCTCGCCATCCTCGAGGCCGTGCGCTGGGCGCCGTCCTCCTACAACGAGCAGCCCTGGCGCTACCTGCTGGCGCGCCGGTCGCAGCCGGAAGCGTTTGCGAAGCTTCTGTCCTGTCTGGTCGAGGGCAACCAGGTCTGGGCAAAGCATGCGCCTGTTCTCCTCATCGGCGTTGCGATGCTCGCGTTTCTGAAAAACGGCAAGCCGAACAAGGCGGCGCTGCATGACCTCGGCCTCGCGGCGGGGAATCTGTGCGTGGAAGCCACGGCCCGCGGACTGTTCGTTCACCAGATGATCGGTATCGTTCCGGAGCGGGTGCGCGAGCTGTACGGGGTGCCCGAAGGGGCCGAGCCTCTGACCGCAATCGCGATCGGCTATCTGGGCGACGGCGGCAATCTTCCGGAGGCGCTTCAGGAGCGGGACCGCACGCCGCGCTCGCGGCGTCCGATCAGCGCCTTCGTTTTCGAGAACGCCTGGGCTGAATCGACCGAGATCGGCAAATAG
- a CDS encoding S8 family peptidase — MVIVQSAPADVKGDSPLGLAGSGEPYSDLTTCASLAADNIDYHDCSHGTHVAGIAAGRKSSYVSPSSLQGVAPDAELISAQVFSYDKANLKASTFTGDIQAVLDAVLSATTPDTNNPYVVNMSLGGGIYSEDCGTSLSTVISSLTSRGVPVVVSTGNGRSHNGIGWPACVPYTIKVSSVFNDTNGTDLAEFANIGDPARYTGPILLTPGGGGGTSVSSADRASTTATKQLQGTSQATPHTAGVYAAIKAAVPGISVADATAWIVTTGSIPVTVDTQTYRRIRIPNF, encoded by the coding sequence ATGGTTATCGTTCAATCTGCCCCAGCAGATGTCAAGGGTGACAGCCCATTAGGCCTGGCCGGCTCCGGAGAGCCGTATTCAGACTTGACAACCTGTGCTTCTCTGGCCGCAGATAACATCGATTATCATGACTGTTCGCACGGCACGCATGTCGCAGGCATCGCGGCAGGCCGCAAAAGCTCTTATGTTTCGCCATCGAGCCTTCAAGGCGTTGCACCCGACGCTGAACTGATCTCAGCTCAAGTGTTCTCGTATGATAAAGCAAACTTAAAGGCATCAACATTTACCGGAGACATTCAGGCTGTCCTTGACGCCGTATTATCGGCCACGACGCCTGACACGAATAATCCTTATGTGGTCAACATGAGCCTTGGCGGAGGGATCTACTCTGAAGACTGTGGCACCAGCCTCTCGACCGTTATAAGTAGCTTGACTTCTCGGGGAGTTCCAGTCGTAGTTTCTACTGGAAACGGTAGGAGTCACAATGGGATCGGTTGGCCGGCCTGTGTCCCTTATACTATTAAAGTAAGCTCAGTTTTTAACGACACAAATGGTACAGACCTTGCTGAATTTGCAAACATCGGCGATCCAGCCCGCTACACGGGACCAATCCTGTTGACTCCGGGTGGTGGCGGAGGGACGTCGGTCAGTTCCGCGGATCGCGCTTCGACTACCGCCACCAAACAGCTGCAAGGCACATCACAGGCGACCCCGCATACGGCAGGCGTGTATGCTGCCATCAAGGCCGCCGTTCCCGGCATCAGCGTCGCGGATGCCACGGCATGGATCGTTACCACGGGCAGCATCCCTGTCACTGTCGACACCCAAACTTATCGGCGGATTCGCATCCCCAATTTCTAA
- a CDS encoding IS1182 family transposase: MSRFIQFDRNQQYLLPPSVDEWLPEDHLARFIVEVIDQLDLSKLTGHYSGRGSAAYHPALLLALLVYGYATGTFSSRKIERATYDSVAFRFIAANHHPDHDTLAHFRKTFLVELEDLFVQVLTLAQTMKLVKLGQISLDGTKIKANASKHKALSHGHIEKLEAQLREEVQALLKKAVDVDQEELADGIDLPAEVARREDRLKALAEAKAKIAERVKERDEQAQKDYQGKLADRERQRQAGKKPRGQEPKAPETGPKDKDQINLTDEESRIMPSKDGFVQGYNAQAAVDVDSLLVVGATLSQHTNDKRQVEPMLKALNALPDSLGKPETLLADNGYFSKDNIHACVEQKITPLIALGREAHHLPLAERLTPDTPEPESDDPLVKMAWKLKTQSGRALYGKRKSTVEPVFGIIKQVLGFRQFSLRGLDAVAGEWKLVTMAFNLKRMHMLAAG; this comes from the coding sequence ATGAGCCGCTTTATTCAGTTTGATCGAAACCAACAGTATTTGCTTCCGCCGTCCGTGGACGAATGGTTGCCGGAAGACCACCTGGCACGCTTTATCGTCGAAGTGATCGATCAGCTCGATCTATCAAAACTGACAGGCCATTATTCTGGACGGGGTTCAGCGGCTTATCATCCGGCACTGCTGTTGGCCCTGCTGGTCTATGGTTATGCGACCGGCACGTTCTCCAGTCGCAAGATCGAGCGGGCAACCTACGATTCAGTGGCGTTTCGGTTCATTGCTGCCAATCATCATCCCGATCATGACACCCTGGCCCATTTCCGCAAGACCTTTCTGGTGGAGTTGGAGGACTTGTTCGTACAAGTGCTGACGCTGGCGCAGACGATGAAACTCGTCAAGCTGGGACAGATTTCGCTGGATGGTACCAAAATCAAGGCCAATGCCTCGAAGCACAAGGCCTTGTCCCATGGCCACATCGAAAAGTTGGAAGCGCAATTGCGTGAGGAAGTGCAGGCCCTGCTGAAAAAGGCAGTGGACGTTGATCAGGAAGAATTGGCCGACGGTATCGATTTGCCGGCGGAAGTCGCGCGTCGGGAAGATCGCTTGAAAGCCTTGGCGGAAGCCAAGGCCAAGATTGCCGAACGGGTTAAAGAACGGGACGAACAAGCCCAAAAAGACTACCAGGGGAAACTGGCTGACCGGGAGCGCCAGCGTCAGGCGGGCAAAAAGCCCCGAGGCCAGGAGCCTAAGGCGCCCGAAACCGGCCCCAAAGATAAGGACCAGATCAACCTGACCGATGAAGAATCGCGGATCATGCCGAGCAAGGACGGCTTCGTGCAGGGCTACAACGCCCAGGCGGCCGTCGATGTCGACAGCCTGCTGGTGGTTGGTGCTACACTCAGCCAGCATACCAACGACAAGCGGCAAGTCGAGCCAATGCTGAAGGCGCTGAACGCCTTGCCGGATAGCCTCGGCAAGCCAGAAACGCTGCTGGCCGACAACGGCTACTTCAGCAAAGACAATATCCATGCCTGTGTGGAGCAAAAAATTACACCCCTCATCGCCCTGGGCCGGGAAGCCCATCATCTGCCATTGGCAGAACGCCTGACGCCGGATACACCGGAACCTGAAAGCGATGACCCGCTAGTCAAAATGGCCTGGAAACTCAAAACCCAGAGTGGCCGCGCGCTTTATGGTAAACGCAAAAGCACGGTCGAACCGGTATTTGGGATCATCAAACAGGTATTGGGATTCCGCCAATTCTCGCTGAGAGGCCTTGATGCGGTAGCTGGTGAGTGGAAACTGGTGACTATGGCCTTCAATTTAAAGCGAATGCATATGCTGGCGGCCGGATAA